Sequence from the Patescibacteria group bacterium genome:
AAAAAGGTATTCTGAAGTAAGGTAACCGATTCCGAAAGGCGCTTCATATGATAATTGCTTATACGCGCACTGAACTCCTTCAAGAGCGCCTAAAAGTATAAGGAACGCCAATATGCCGCTCTCTTTTGCCTCTTCGCCATATCGTTCGGCGTGTTCAAGCAGACTCCGTACTGATTTTTTCTTGAGTGCTGATATGACAGACGTATCGAATATGACACCTTCCGCATGATACCCTCCGGGCGATGAAGCGGTGAGATGATGAGAAAGATCTCCCACCGCAATCAGCGCTACTCGCCGAGGTGAATGGCTGATCGCATCGCGCAGCGTTCTCCCTACGCGCACATGCTCTTGAGGGGTGCGCGCGGGAGAGGGATAAAGAGGTATGATCGAACATCCTGCTAATTCAGAAACACAGAGGAGAAATGCGACAATACTTGCATAATCAAGCGATTGTTCAGTAATGCCAGTTACAAGCGAGCGTATTTGTTCATTAAGCAATTGATATGCTAATGAAGGAGCGCCACGAAAGGTATAATGTGAAAGGTCTCCAAATGATTGGAGCGAGCCCTGATATTCATCTGCTATGTTAATTGAAATGGCATGTGGCCGCGCACCATATTGCGAAATAAGCACAATGCTTTCCGGTCTCAATGCGGCAAAGCCCGCGCGAACAATTCCCATCGCGTGATGGGTATCAACAAATTTTTCTTTTTGTACACTGCCGACCTGCGGAAGCAGCAATGGGCTGGGTGGAATAATATACGCGGAGGTAAACATACTATTAATCGTCTTGCGCGGTTATATCGAGTATTGGCCCTTCTGAATGAAGGTTCCATATTTTTTCAGGTATTACAAGTACATTTTCATCCTTGTAACCTAATTTATGGAATGCGTCTTTGGATGCAAATACCCTGCGGGTGCCATTGGTAATGATTGCCACTTGGTCTGTGCCTTCAAGCCCTACAAGCGTGCCGTCTGTAAGCTTCAAGGGTTCGCCCGTTTCAAATTGTTCGAGATTTGCAGGCTTAATGCGTATAAGTTTCATTCCAGGAAAACGCTTAAGCATTTCGCGTGCGATCAGTGCATGTTTCACGCCATCCTGCACATACCATACGCCTCCGCTTGCCGTATCTTGGAGAAGCGCTCCTGTGGGATATGCGCTTTTTTGCGTAATAGGCGCACCATCTGAAACCGCATTTAAGTCATCCCATGTAGCGTCAATAACTTCTTCGGGATTAAACCCTAACTGTCGAAACGTTTCGCGGTTGGCAATTCCTCTTTTTGTATCGTTCACCATAAGAAACACCGTGCCTCGAGGCGAGCGTACTAGAGAGTATTCGGGAAATTTTATTATAGAGCCTTCCTCATAATGCATAAGGTCGCTCAATGTCACAGGAATTATCTGCGAATAATTAATCCGGGAAAGCGCAACAGAAATCGAAGCGAACTTTCTACGCCTTCCTTGCTGAATGAGCCAAATGATTTTTGAATCTTTGTCCTGCACTACAGTGCCATCAGGATAATTTTTTGAGAACCAACGGTCCCATATTGCGACAAAATTCAAGTTACCGTGAAGATGAGGGGTATAAGTATATAGCGCCCGTGTTGCATCGTTGGTCATAGTCACTAATTGTCCATCAATAGAATAGGTCTGACCGGTTTGGAAAATAAATTCATCGGAATGTTCCAGATAATAACGGAGTCTCCATGCGCACCGATCTACTTGAACGGTGAAACCCCGATAGGCTTGGAGAAGGGGATCCTGTTTGCTGCATGCATCGCATATTCCAAAACCGGTAGCCCAATCATATTGATCCTGCCCGGGATTCCCATCTTCTATTAGGCTTTGCTCTTTTTGTAGAAGTGTGAGAAGCGCTTTAGGATTAATTTGGTATACCACGGCCGAATCAGCAATCACCTGTGCCGCGCGTTGGCGCGTGGCAGGATCTACATAATGGGTAAGTGTGCTTTTTTTCTGAAATAGAAAATCCTGGATTTCCTGCAAATTCAAACTTGCCCAATCAGTAAATTCATAATCTGATATTAAATAATTCGGATCCCATGCGGCAACAGTAGGATACCAAGGTATCAGCTGTGCCGCGGCTAGAATGACTAAGAGATATTGTT
This genomic interval carries:
- a CDS encoding class III extradiol dioxygenase subunit B-like domain-containing protein; translation: MFTSAYIIPPSPLLLPQVGSVQKEKFVDTHHAMGIVRAGFAALRPESIVLISQYGARPHAISINIADEYQGSLQSFGDLSHYTFRGAPSLAYQLLNEQIRSLVTGITEQSLDYASIVAFLLCVSELAGCSIIPLYPSPARTPQEHVRVGRTLRDAISHSPRRVALIAVGDLSHHLTASSPGGYHAEGVIFDTSVISALKKKSVRSLLEHAERYGEEAKESGILAFLILLGALEGVQCAYKQLSYEAPFGIGYLTSEYLF